A genomic region of Castor canadensis chromosome 16, mCasCan1.hap1v2, whole genome shotgun sequence contains the following coding sequences:
- the Pth2 gene encoding tuberoinfundibular peptide of 39 residues, whose protein sequence is METRQVSRSLRLRLLLLLLLLLVPWGTRTASGVALPPAGVFSLHTPGRASAGPATRLSRRSLALADDAAFRERARLLAALERRHWLNSYLHKLRVLGAP, encoded by the exons ATGGAGACCCGTCAGGTGTCCAGGAGCCTTCGGCtgcggctgctgctgctgctgctgctgctgcttgtgCCTTGGGGCACCCGCACTGCCTCAGGTGTTGCCCTGCCCCCCGCAGGGGTCTTCAG CCTCCACACCCCTGGCCGGGCCTCGGCGGGTCCAGCCACCCGCCTGTCGCGACGGAGCCTGGCGCTGGCGGACGACGCGGCCTTCCGGGAGCGCGCGCGGCTGCTGGCCGCCCTCGAGCGCCGCCACTGGCTGAACTCGTACCTGCACAAGCTGCGGGTGCTCGGCGCGCCCTAA